From Amycolatopsis sp. WQ 127309:
CCCGGTGACCTGCTGAACGTCCACCTGGTCCCGCAGCTGCCCGACGGCGGCTGGGGCGGGTTCGCGCTCGCCGTCGTCACCATCGCCCTGATCGCCAGCGTGGAGAGCCTGCTCTCGGCGGTCGCCGTCGACCGCATGCACACCGGCCCGCGCGCCAACCTCGACCGCGAGCTGGTCGGCCAAGGCGCGGCCAACATGGTGTCCGGCGCGCTGGGCGGGCTCCCGGTCACCGGCGTCATCGTCCGCAGCTCCACCAACGTCGCCGCCGGGGCGAAGACCCGCGTGTCGGCGGTCCTGCACGGCGTCTGGGTGCTGGTGTTCGTCGTCCTGCTCGCCGGCCTGATCCAGAACATCCCGCTCGCCGCGCTGGCCGGGCTGCTGGTGCACGTCGGCGCGAAGCTGGTCAACCCCGGCCACATGAAGACCGCGCTCAGGCACGGCGATCTGCCCGTCTACCTGCTCACCCTCGCCGGCGTGGTGGTGTTCGACCTGCTCACCGGCGTGCTCGCCGGGATCGGGCTGGCGCTGGTGCTCATGCTGCGCCGCACCGTCTGGTCCGGGATCCACGTCGAGAGTGACGGCGACCGCCACCGCGTCGTCGTCGAAGGCGTCCTGACGTTCCTGTCCGTGCCGCGGCTGTCGAAGGTGCTCGGCGCCATCCCGGCCGGGGTGCCGGTGCGGCTGGAACTGGTCGTCGACTACCTGGACCACGCGGCCTTCGAAAGCCTCACCACCTGGCAGCAGGCGCACGAACGCGCCGGCGGCACGGTGGACGTCGACGAGGTCGGCCACCCCTGGTTCGGCGAGGGCAAGGCCGGCCGGCCGACGCGGTCGCGGTTCGCCGCGAGCCGGGCCGTCCCGCGGTGGCTCGCGCCGTGGTCCGACTGGCAGGCCGTGGAGTCCGTCGACATCCCGGCCCAGCAGACCCGCCGCGGCGCCACGGAGTTCCACCGCCGGGCCGCGCCGCTGCTGCGGGACACCCTGTCCGGGCTGGCCGACGGGCAGAAACCGCGGACGCTGTTCATCACCTGCGGCGACTCGCGGATCGTGCCGAACCTGATCACCACCAGCGGACCCGGCGACCTGTTCACCATCCGCAACATCGGCAACCTGGTCCCGCCGGGGCAGGCCGACCCGTCGATGAACGCGTCGATCGAGTACGCGGTGGGCGTGCTCGGCGTCGAGGAGATCGTCGTCTGCGGGCACTCCGGCTGCGGGGCGATGGCCGCGCTCGCCGACGGCCCGCCGCCGGGGCCGCTGGAGACGTGGCTGCGCTACGCCGTGCCCAGCGCCCGCCGGTCCGGCCCGGTCACCGTCGACGGCGCCCGCCCGGCTCGCGAAGGCGACCGGCTGGCCCTGCTCAACGTGCTCCAGCAGCTCGACCACCTCCGGGAGTACCCGCAGGTCGCGGCGGCCGAAGCGGCCGGGAAGCTGCAGCTGACCGGGATGTACTTCGACGTCGGCGCCGCCCAGGTGCACCTGCTGGAGGGTGACGCGCGCTCGTTCCGCCTCGCCGGGGCGGTGGTGCCGGAGGCCTGACGCGGGCCGCGGCCGCACCGCCCGGGCTGCGCGGCCCGGGCGGGGGTCACTAAGTTGATGGTCCGTGACGATGCTGGTGATGACGGGGACCGGGACCGGGGTCGGCAAGACGATCTCCACGGCGGCGATCGCGGCGCTGGCGGTGGCCGGCGGGCAGCGGGTGGCGGTGCTGAAACCGGCGCAGACCGGGGTCGGCCCCGACGAGCCCGGTGACCTCGCCGACGTCGTCCGCCTGGCCGGGGCCGAGGTGACCACGCGCGAGCTGCGCCGCTACCCCGACCCGTTGTCGCCCGAGGCCGCCGCCCGCCGCAGCGGCCTGCCGACGCTCGACCCGGGCGAGATCGCGCGGGCGGCGTCCGACCTCGACACCGACCACGACCTGACGCTGATCGAGGGCGCGGGCGGCCTGCTGGTGCGGTTCGACGCCGCCGGGTCGAGCCTCGCCGACGTCGCCTGGTCGCTCGGTTCGCTGGTGATCATCGTGGCCGAGGCCGGGCTGGGCACGCTCAACGCGACCGCGCTGACCGCCGAGGTCGCCACGAAGCGCGGGCTGACCGTCGCCGGGGTGATCATCGGCTCCTGGCCGGCCGAACCGGACCTCGCGGCGCTGTCCAACCTCGAAGACCTGCCGGTGGCGGCCGGGGCGCCGCTGCTGGGCGTGCTGCCCGCGGGCATCGGCACCGCGTCGCCCGAGGAGTTCCTGGCGGCGGCGCGGGCCGGGCTCTCGCCGTGGTTCGGCGGCGAGTTCGACCCCGAGCTGTTCACCGGACGGGCGTCCGCCCAGAAGTGACCTGCGTCGCTGTCGCCTCGACCGCGCTTCGTGCACGATGAGAGACGCTTTCCGCTCCACCACGACCAAGGAGACGCCCGTGACCGCAGTCCCGGACACCGATGTCCTCGCCTACGCGCGCGAGCAGGTCCTCGAAAACGGCGTCGGCCTGGGTGAGGCCGAGGTCCTCGAGCTGCTGCGGCTGCCGGACGACCGGCTCCCCGACCTGCTGGCCCTGGCGCACGAGGTGCGGATGCGCTGGTGCGGCCCCGAGGTCGAGGTCGAGGGCATCATCAGCCTGAAGACCGGCGGCTGCCCCGAGGACTGCCACTTCTGCTCGCAGTCCGGCCGCTTCCCGACGCCGGTGCGCTCGGCGTGGCTCGACATCCCGAACCTCGTCAAGGCCGCCCGGCAGACCGCCGAGACCGGCGCGACGGAGTTCTGCATCGTCGCCGCCGTCCGCGGGCCCGACAAGCGGCTGCTTTCGCAGGTCCGCGAGGGCGTGAAGGCGATCCGCGAAGACGGCAACGACATCCAGATCGCCTGCTCGCTGGGCATGCTCACGCAGGAGCAGGTCGACGAGCTCGTCGAGATGGGCGTCCACCGCTACAACCACAACCTCGAGACGGCGCGGTCGCACTTCCCGTCCGTCGTCACGTCGCACACCTGGGAAGAGCGCGCGGACACGCTCCGGATGGTCGCCGCGGCGGGCATGGAGGTCTGCTGCGGCGGGATCATCGGCATGGGGGAGACGATCGAGCAGCGCGCGGAGTTCGCCGTGCAGCTGGCCGAGCTGAGCCCGCACGAGGTGCCGATGAACTTCCTCATCCCGCAGCCCGGGACGCCGTACGAGCACTACGAGATCGTCGAGGGCAAGGACGCACTGCGCACGGTCGCGGCGTTCCGCCTGGCGATGCCGCGCACGATGCTGCGCTTCGCCGGCGGCCGTGAGCTGACGCTCGGTGACCTCGGCGCCGAGCAGGGCATGCTGGGCGGCATCAACGCGATCATCGTCGGCAACTACCTGACGAACCTGGGCCGCCCGGCCAGCGCGGACCTGGAGATGCTGGACGAGCTCAAGATGCCCATCAAGGCCCTCAGTGACAGCCTCTGAGGCCGTCGCCGCTTTTTGCGTCCACTGTGGACAGGAGTCGCCGGGTGGCGCGGACCACCCGGCGTGCCACAACCCGCGCACGGCGCTGGAGCCCCCGCGGTTCTGCACGTACTGCGCGCGGCGGCTGGTGGTCCAGGTGAGCCCGCTGGGCTGGACGGCGCGCTGCAGCCGCCACGGCGACACGGCCAGCGGCTGACGTCTGCTTCCCCGGAGTGCCGTGAAGGCCTCCTTCCCGGCTCTTATAGCCGGGAAGGAGGCCTTCACGGCTTTTGCGGCCGGCCTCCGGAGCCGGGCCGGCGGGTGAGTGCCGCCGACACGGTCGGCGGCTGACGTCCCTTGCACACCGACCGGTTACGCTCGGTCGACACGTGTTGCAGGAGGGAGTCCGGGTGAGTGAGTCGTCGGGCCCCGCGCACCGGCCGTCGGCCGTGCCGGGACCGTGGTCCGTGCCTGTGCTGTTCCGGGAGCGGCAGCCGCGGGTCGTCGTCAAGGCCGACCTGCTGCCCGCCGTGAGCGTGCTCGGCACCCTCAGCGTCCTGAGCTTCCCGCTCGCCTTCCTGTGGTCGCGGATCGCGCCGCCCGAGCGCGTCCGGATCATCGCCGCCGACGGCACCCAGGGCGCCCTCGAACTCGAGAGCTGGCACCGCTTCGACGACCTCGCGATCTTCGGCTTCCTGACGCTGGGCCTGGGGATCGTCGTCGGTGTCGTCGCGTGGCTGATGCGCGAGCGCCGCGGGCCGGTCGTCTTCCTCGCCGCCGTGCTCGGGGTCGCGCTCGCGAGCGCGCTGGCCATGCTGCTCGGCGTCGGCTGGGCCAACAGCCACTACACGATCGGCAGCGCGCCCGCGCTCGGTTCGGTGATCGAGCTGGCGCCGCGCCTGGAGTCGTGGTGGGTGCTGATCACCGGCCCGTTCGGTGTGGCCCTGGCCTACAGCCTGCTCACGACCTGGAACGGCCGGGACGACCTCGGCCGCCGGCTCGGCTGAGCGTTCCCTAGGCTGGCCCCCTCGAAAACCACAGGGGGTTCCAGCAGTGACCGAGGACATCGAGGTATCGCGGCACAACGCCGTCCGCTTTCCCGGCATCAGCCCGCGCGCCTACGAGCACCCCGTGGACCGCGGCGCGCTCGCCACGCTGCGCGCGGTGCCGGGGTTCGCGCAGGTCGTGAAGGCCGTTTCGGGGTTCTACAACGAACGCGGCGAGCGGCTGATGGCGCTCGCGTCGTCGGTCCGCGTCGGGCCGAAGCAGTACCCGGAGCTGGAGAAGCTCCGCCACGAGTGCGCCGAGACGCTCGACCTGCCCGCGGTGCCGAACGTGTTCGTCTACCAGGACCCGCGGGTCCAGGCGTCGGCCGTCGGCATGGACGAGCCGTTCATCCGGCTCAGCACCGGGCTCGTCGAGCTGATGAGCCCGGACGCGCTGCGGTTCGTGCTCGGCCACGAGATGGGGCACGTGCTCTCCGGGCACACCGTGTACCGCACGATCATGGTGCGGCTGATCAGCCTGCAGCTGTCGATGTCGTGGACGCCGGTCAGCGCGCTCGGCATCCGCGCGATCATCGCGGCGCTGCGCGAGTGGTACCGCAAGGCCGAGCTGTCCTGCGACCGCGCGGGCCTGCTCTGCAGCCAGGATCCGACGGCCGCGCTGCGCGCCCAGATCCAGGTCGCCGGCGGTATCGACCCGGCCCGCATCGACATCCCGTCGTTCCTGCAGCAGGCGACCGAGTACGAGTCGGTCGACGACATCCGCGACAGCTTCCTCAAGCTCCGCTACGTCGAGACGGAGTCGCACCCGTTCGCCGTGGTCCGCGCGGCGCAGCTGCAGAAGTGGGCGGCGTCGGCGGAGTACCGCGCCGTCCTGGCCGGTGACTACCCGCGCCGCGACGACGACAGCCCGACGGCCGACTGGAAGGACGACCTGAAGTCGGCCGCGAAGTCGTACAAGGACTCGTGGAGCGCGTCCGCCGACCCGCTGACGAAGGTGTTCAGCGACGTCGGCGAGACGGTGTCCGGCGCCGCGGGCAAGGTCTGGAACAAGTTCGGCACCGGGTCCGCGGGCGAGTCCTGACGCGCCTCAGTTCAGGCTGGCCGGGCGGCTCAGATCGGTGAGCTCGCCCGGCGGCAGGGGCACCGCGCCGAGCGTGTTAAGGAAGCCGGTTTCGCGCGTCAGCAAGCGGCAGGCGATGCGCAGCCGGCGCAGCGGGTGACGTTCCTCCAGCAGCCGCTGGCGGTCTTCGAGCGGCAGCAGGCAGTCCGCGGCCAGCAGGTAGGCGAGGTCTTCGAGGGCGGCGTCGGCTTCCGGTTCGACCCAGTCGTCGCTGCGCCACGCCGTTTCGCAGTAGCGCTGGTGCGCGGTGCGCGCGACGGCGGCCAGGCGCTCGGCGACGCC
This genomic window contains:
- a CDS encoding M48 family metallopeptidase → MTEDIEVSRHNAVRFPGISPRAYEHPVDRGALATLRAVPGFAQVVKAVSGFYNERGERLMALASSVRVGPKQYPELEKLRHECAETLDLPAVPNVFVYQDPRVQASAVGMDEPFIRLSTGLVELMSPDALRFVLGHEMGHVLSGHTVYRTIMVRLISLQLSMSWTPVSALGIRAIIAALREWYRKAELSCDRAGLLCSQDPTAALRAQIQVAGGIDPARIDIPSFLQQATEYESVDDIRDSFLKLRYVETESHPFAVVRAAQLQKWAASAEYRAVLAGDYPRRDDDSPTADWKDDLKSAAKSYKDSWSASADPLTKVFSDVGETVSGAAGKVWNKFGTGSAGES
- a CDS encoding DUF2567 domain-containing protein; this encodes MSESSGPAHRPSAVPGPWSVPVLFRERQPRVVVKADLLPAVSVLGTLSVLSFPLAFLWSRIAPPERVRIIAADGTQGALELESWHRFDDLAIFGFLTLGLGIVVGVVAWLMRERRGPVVFLAAVLGVALASALAMLLGVGWANSHYTIGSAPALGSVIELAPRLESWWVLITGPFGVALAYSLLTTWNGRDDLGRRLG
- the bioB gene encoding biotin synthase BioB — translated: MTAVPDTDVLAYAREQVLENGVGLGEAEVLELLRLPDDRLPDLLALAHEVRMRWCGPEVEVEGIISLKTGGCPEDCHFCSQSGRFPTPVRSAWLDIPNLVKAARQTAETGATEFCIVAAVRGPDKRLLSQVREGVKAIREDGNDIQIACSLGMLTQEQVDELVEMGVHRYNHNLETARSHFPSVVTSHTWEERADTLRMVAAAGMEVCCGGIIGMGETIEQRAEFAVQLAELSPHEVPMNFLIPQPGTPYEHYEIVEGKDALRTVAAFRLAMPRTMLRFAGGRELTLGDLGAEQGMLGGINAIIVGNYLTNLGRPASADLEMLDELKMPIKALSDSL
- a CDS encoding bifunctional SulP family inorganic anion transporter/carbonic anhydrase — protein: MAIMRPLAVLRHDLPASLVVFLVAVPLSLGIALASGAPVAAGLIAAVVGGVVAGALGGSALQVSGPAAGLTVIMAETISTFGWAVTCLITVAAGALQILLGLSRIARAALAISPAIVHGMLAGIGVTIVLGQLHVILGGKAQSSAVENVAELPGQIVAHHDSATVIGLLTIAILLIWPRLPKAVQRVPGPLAAIALATVASVAAGMTLPRVELPGDLLNVHLVPQLPDGGWGGFALAVVTIALIASVESLLSAVAVDRMHTGPRANLDRELVGQGAANMVSGALGGLPVTGVIVRSSTNVAAGAKTRVSAVLHGVWVLVFVVLLAGLIQNIPLAALAGLLVHVGAKLVNPGHMKTALRHGDLPVYLLTLAGVVVFDLLTGVLAGIGLALVLMLRRTVWSGIHVESDGDRHRVVVEGVLTFLSVPRLSKVLGAIPAGVPVRLELVVDYLDHAAFESLTTWQQAHERAGGTVDVDEVGHPWFGEGKAGRPTRSRFAASRAVPRWLAPWSDWQAVESVDIPAQQTRRGATEFHRRAAPLLRDTLSGLADGQKPRTLFITCGDSRIVPNLITTSGPGDLFTIRNIGNLVPPGQADPSMNASIEYAVGVLGVEEIVVCGHSGCGAMAALADGPPPGPLETWLRYAVPSARRSGPVTVDGARPAREGDRLALLNVLQQLDHLREYPQVAAAEAAGKLQLTGMYFDVGAAQVHLLEGDARSFRLAGAVVPEA
- the bioD gene encoding dethiobiotin synthase; this translates as MTMLVMTGTGTGVGKTISTAAIAALAVAGGQRVAVLKPAQTGVGPDEPGDLADVVRLAGAEVTTRELRRYPDPLSPEAAARRSGLPTLDPGEIARAASDLDTDHDLTLIEGAGGLLVRFDAAGSSLADVAWSLGSLVIIVAEAGLGTLNATALTAEVATKRGLTVAGVIIGSWPAEPDLAALSNLEDLPVAAGAPLLGVLPAGIGTASPEEFLAAARAGLSPWFGGEFDPELFTGRASAQK